A region from the Nostoc sp. HK-01 genome encodes:
- a CDS encoding GntR family transcriptional regulator, translating to MIQFRIQPDSEIPASTQLFNQIRFAIASRQYPPAYKLPSTRALAMQTGLHRNTISKVYRQLEDEGLVESLAGSGIYVRAQGHEGGSRLQSPILQAHPDAYKVVQQALDQLLAQGCSLSQARELFLAEMDWRLRCSAQVLVAVPSQDLGAGELMVYELEQSLKIPIQLIRMEELAAVLDKTNSATVVTSRYFIGEVEQIAAPKAVRVIPLDIYDYSKELNLVKNLPKDHCIGIVSLSTGIARAAEVILHGLRGDELLVMTAQPKDGYKLQAIVKRAEFIISDVASFKAVQIAVQAAAEDIIRPPKLIKVENYIGLNSINLLKRELGLS from the coding sequence ATGATTCAGTTTCGTATTCAGCCAGACAGTGAAATTCCCGCTTCTACTCAGTTATTTAATCAAATTCGGTTTGCGATCGCATCTCGGCAATATCCACCTGCTTACAAATTGCCTAGCACACGGGCATTAGCAATGCAAACTGGATTACACCGCAATACAATTAGCAAAGTTTATCGCCAGCTAGAAGATGAAGGCTTGGTAGAAAGTTTGGCTGGTTCAGGAATTTATGTCCGCGCTCAAGGTCATGAGGGCGGTAGCCGATTACAATCACCAATTTTGCAAGCACACCCCGACGCATATAAAGTTGTCCAGCAAGCACTCGACCAACTTCTAGCTCAAGGCTGTTCCCTCAGCCAAGCCCGTGAGCTATTTTTAGCAGAAATGGATTGGCGTTTGCGTTGTAGCGCCCAGGTGCTGGTTGCAGTCCCTTCTCAAGACCTCGGTGCTGGGGAATTGATGGTATATGAATTAGAGCAATCTCTGAAAATACCCATTCAGTTAATCAGAATGGAAGAATTAGCGGCTGTTTTAGATAAAACTAACTCGGCTACAGTCGTTACCAGCCGCTATTTTATTGGTGAAGTCGAACAAATTGCTGCGCCCAAAGCTGTCAGAGTCATTCCTTTGGATATCTATGACTACAGTAAAGAACTGAATCTAGTCAAAAATCTGCCAAAAGATCATTGTATAGGCATAGTCAGCCTGAGTACAGGCATTGCCCGTGCTGCCGAAGTTATCCTCCACGGTTTACGCGGAGATGAACTACTAGTAATGACAGCACAACCAAAAGATGGTTATAAGCTTCAGGCAATTGTGAAGCGGGCTGAATTTATCATCAGTGATGTTGCCAGTTTTAAAGCAGTACAAATCGCAGTACAAGCTGCGGCTGAAGATATTATTCGACCACCTAAATTAATTAAGGTAGAAAATTACATCGGGCTGAATTCAATTAATTTACTAAAACGAGAACTAGGTTTAAGTTAA
- a CDS encoding alpha/beta hydrolase fold protein — protein sequence MAYIDVRGVEHYYEWVKQSSTALTKPVMVFIHGWAGSARYWKSTANALSDQFDCLLYDMRGFGRSGGKPTLVPASESVATSESSQETSAAIQQLTYELEEYADDLAILLDELHLGRVYINAHSMGASVATLFFNRYPQRVERGILTCSGIFEYDEKAFTAFHKFGGYVVKFRPKWLAKIPFVDQMFMARFLHRSIPKSERQAFLQDFLDADYDAALGTIFTSVSKAQSELMPQEFAKLPVPTLLIAGEYDQIIPAAMGKQAAAMNDKVEFALIPNTAHFPMLEDVPTYLQRVREFLQVTAPEVKVS from the coding sequence ATGGCTTACATTGATGTTCGTGGTGTTGAACATTACTACGAGTGGGTGAAACAATCATCTACTGCTTTGACGAAACCCGTGATGGTATTCATTCACGGTTGGGCTGGTTCAGCTAGGTACTGGAAAAGTACGGCAAATGCTTTATCAGACCAATTTGATTGTTTACTTTATGATATGCGCGGTTTTGGACGTTCTGGTGGGAAACCGACTCTAGTTCCAGCCAGTGAATCTGTTGCTACTTCTGAGTCTAGTCAAGAAACATCAGCCGCAATTCAACAACTAACTTATGAGTTGGAAGAATACGCTGATGATTTGGCAATTTTGTTAGATGAGTTGCATCTTGGGCGTGTTTACATCAATGCTCATTCAATGGGTGCGTCTGTTGCAACTTTATTTTTTAACCGCTATCCTCAACGAGTAGAACGAGGGATTTTAACTTGTAGTGGGATTTTTGAATACGATGAAAAAGCCTTTACTGCTTTTCATAAATTTGGCGGTTATGTAGTTAAATTCCGTCCCAAGTGGTTAGCTAAAATCCCATTTGTTGACCAGATGTTTATGGCGAGATTCCTGCATCGTTCTATACCGAAATCTGAGCGTCAGGCTTTTTTACAAGATTTTTTAGATGCAGATTATGATGCTGCTCTGGGAACTATTTTTACTTCGGTTAGCAAGGCACAATCTGAATTAATGCCACAAGAATTTGCTAAATTACCTGTGCCAACGCTGCTAATTGCGGGTGAGTATGACCAGATTATTCCCGCAGCAATGGGAAAACAAGCCGCAGCAATGAATGACAAAGTTGAGTTTGCCCTAATTCCTAATACGGCTCATTTTCCCATGTTGGAAGATGTGCCGACTTATTTGCAACGAGTGCGAGAGTTTTTGCAGGTTACTGCGCCAGAAGTGAAAGTGAGTTGA